A single window of Brevundimonas vitisensis DNA harbors:
- a CDS encoding M28 family peptidase produces the protein MRNLILAGLLFLAPVAAQAQTPAAVEHPLLHRLAAEVQPDRMRADITTMVGFGTRHTLSETASSTRGIGAARRWAEREFQSISAACGGCLEVVTPSDTVTNARIPTPTEVVNVVAIQRGTGDPNRVIIISGHLDSRVSDVMDFTSDAPGANDDASGVAAVFEAARILSQQSFDATLVYAVLSGEEQGLFGGKILADYATAQGWRVEANLNNDIVGNSEGQSGVRDTTRVRVFSEGTKTVETAQQAERRRYNGGEVDSSSRNLARFVDGIADRYLANFDVEMIYRTDRFGRGGDQVEMLRAGFPAVRISEGAENYDRQHQDLRVEDGVHYGDVIEGVDFDYLAQVTRLNIVTMAALANAPASPLGVTIEGAVRPDTTIKWQAVPGAAGYRVWWRSTTAPQWTHSRWAADATEIVLRGIVIDDYFFGVSAVSEDGYESPVVFPGPAGSFVSERPAPAPAP, from the coding sequence ATGCGTAACCTGATCCTTGCCGGTCTGCTGTTCTTGGCTCCTGTCGCGGCTCAGGCGCAAACACCGGCGGCGGTTGAGCACCCGCTGCTCCACCGTCTGGCCGCAGAGGTGCAGCCGGATCGTATGCGGGCCGACATCACGACCATGGTCGGGTTCGGAACCCGGCACACCCTTTCAGAAACGGCCTCCTCGACCCGTGGCATCGGTGCCGCGCGCCGCTGGGCCGAGCGCGAGTTCCAGTCCATCAGCGCGGCCTGCGGCGGATGCCTGGAAGTGGTGACGCCCTCCGACACCGTCACCAATGCCCGCATCCCCACACCGACCGAAGTTGTCAATGTCGTCGCGATCCAGCGCGGCACCGGGGATCCGAACCGGGTGATCATCATCTCGGGCCATCTGGATTCGCGCGTCAGCGACGTGATGGACTTCACCTCCGATGCGCCCGGCGCCAACGATGATGCCTCCGGCGTCGCGGCGGTGTTCGAGGCGGCCCGCATCCTGTCGCAGCAGTCCTTTGACGCCACCCTGGTCTATGCCGTCCTGTCGGGTGAGGAACAGGGCCTCTTCGGCGGCAAGATCCTGGCGGACTACGCGACCGCCCAGGGCTGGCGTGTCGAGGCCAATCTAAACAATGACATCGTCGGCAACTCCGAAGGCCAGTCCGGCGTGCGCGACACCACGCGCGTCCGGGTCTTCTCCGAGGGCACCAAGACGGTTGAGACCGCGCAGCAGGCCGAACGGCGGCGCTACAACGGTGGCGAAGTCGATTCCTCGTCCCGCAACCTGGCCCGTTTCGTGGACGGCATCGCCGACCGCTACCTGGCCAATTTCGACGTGGAGATGATCTATCGCACCGACCGGTTCGGCCGCGGTGGCGATCAGGTCGAGATGCTGCGTGCCGGCTTTCCCGCTGTGCGCATCTCCGAGGGAGCCGAAAACTATGATCGCCAGCATCAGGACCTGCGCGTCGAGGACGGCGTCCATTATGGCGACGTGATCGAAGGCGTGGACTTCGACTATCTGGCCCAGGTCACGCGCCTGAACATCGTGACCATGGCGGCCCTGGCCAATGCCCCGGCCTCGCCCCTCGGCGTCACCATCGAAGGGGCCGTCCGCCCCGACACGACAATCAAATGGCAGGCCGTGCCTGGGGCAGCTGGCTATCGCGTGTGGTGGCGGTCCACCACAGCGCCGCAATGGACGCACAGCCGCTGGGCCGCAGATGCGACCGAGATCGTGCTGCGCGGCATCGTGATCGACGACTATTTCTTCGGCGTCTCGGCCGTTTCGGAGGACGGCTACGAAAGCCCGGTCGTCTTCCCTGGACCTGCGGGATCCTTCGTATCGGAACGCCCGGCCCCCGCGCCCGCGCCGTGA
- the purN gene encoding phosphoribosylglycinamide formyltransferase, whose product MGALVAASLRPDCPYRVAVVISNRPDAAGLDLARSAGLPTVAVDHTAFGKDRAAHEQAIDAVLTAHGVQVVALAGYMRLLTPWLVGRWAGRMLNIHPSLLPLYPGLDTHARAIAAGDAEAGCTVHLVTEGVDEGPILGQARVPILAGDTPDTLAARVRTAEHDLYPRVLAEHCRQQNGVSRN is encoded by the coding sequence ATGGGGGCCCTGGTGGCGGCGTCGCTGCGGCCGGATTGTCCCTATCGCGTCGCGGTGGTGATCTCGAACCGTCCCGATGCGGCGGGTCTGGACCTGGCGCGGTCCGCCGGCCTGCCGACCGTGGCCGTCGATCACACCGCGTTCGGCAAGGACCGCGCGGCCCATGAGCAGGCGATCGACGCCGTCCTGACGGCACACGGCGTTCAGGTGGTTGCCCTGGCCGGCTACATGCGGCTGCTCACGCCCTGGCTGGTCGGCCGATGGGCAGGCCGGATGCTGAACATCCATCCCAGTCTGCTGCCCCTCTACCCCGGTCTGGACACCCACGCTCGCGCCATCGCGGCGGGGGACGCCGAAGCCGGCTGCACCGTTCATCTGGTGACCGAGGGCGTCGATGAAGGGCCGATTCTGGGTCAGGCGCGCGTGCCGATCCTGGCCGGAGACACGCCCGACACCCTCGCCGCCCGGGTCCGCACAGCGGAACACGACCTCTATCCCCGCGTCCTGGCGGAGCATTGCAGACAGCAAAACGGCGTCAGCCGAAACTGA
- the ndk gene encoding nucleoside-diphosphate kinase, with protein sequence MTERTFSIIKPDATRRNLTGAINAVIEGAGLRIVAQRRVHLTEAQAKKFYEVHAERPFYGELVGQMTAEPVVVQVLEGENAVARYREVMGATNPEQAAEGTIRKQFALSIGENSVHGSDSVENAGIEIAQFFTDDQIVG encoded by the coding sequence ATGACCGAACGTACCTTCTCGATCATCAAGCCCGACGCGACGCGCCGCAACCTGACCGGCGCCATCAATGCCGTGATCGAAGGCGCGGGCCTGCGCATCGTCGCCCAGCGCCGGGTTCATCTGACCGAGGCCCAGGCCAAGAAATTCTATGAAGTCCACGCCGAGCGCCCCTTCTATGGCGAACTGGTCGGCCAGATGACCGCCGAGCCGGTCGTGGTGCAGGTGCTGGAAGGCGAAAACGCCGTGGCCCGCTATCGCGAAGTCATGGGCGCGACCAACCCGGAACAGGCCGCCGAGGGCACCATCCGCAAGCAGTTCGCCCTGTCGATCGGCGAGAACTCGGTCCACGGTTCGGACTCGGTCGAGAACGCCGGCATCGAGATCGCCCAGTTCTTCACCGACGACCAGATCGTCGGCTAA